From Scophthalmus maximus strain ysfricsl-2021 chromosome 14, ASM2237912v1, whole genome shotgun sequence, one genomic window encodes:
- the maip1 gene encoding m-AAA protease-interacting protein 1, mitochondrial — protein sequence MALPVLRACYRAPFTCSFTRLFLKERVILNRSVKSRLPPPPAAGVRPYSSDRGGDKQNKKVVVLGIPNPFIWFRTRIYYFLIRVYFDKEFSIEEFSEGAKQAFCHVSRLLSQCRFEALEGLVAEDLVGKLEEKCKLLPLSHKKALSADPDEIMYTTPGDVGILYDENGKKFVSILMRFWYLTSAHIPDDAMEGTRIFQVAIGGEGEKETKRLLTANYEFQREFTKGVPADWTITRIEHSKLLD from the exons ATGGCGCTGCCCGTGTTGAGAGCTTGTTACAGGGCTCCGTTCACATGCAGCTTCACCCGGCTATTTCTAAAAGAACGTGTCATCCTGAACCGGTCCGTTAAATCGcggctgcctcctcctccggccgCCGGTGTCCGCCCCTACAGCTCGGACCGGGGCGGTgacaaacagaacaagaagGTGGTGGTGCTCGGGATCCCGAACCCCTTCATCTGGTTCCGCACCCGGATCTACTACTTCCTGATCAGGGTTTACTTCGACAAAGAGTTCAGCATTGAGGAGTTCAGTGAGGGAGCGAAGCAG GCGTTCTGCCATGTGTCCAGACTCCTGTCCCAGTGTCGCTTTGAGGCCCTGGAGGGGCTGGTGGCCGAAGAC TTGGTCGGAAAGCTCGAGGAAAAGTGCAAACTGCTGCCACTGAGCCACAAGAAGGCCCTCTCTGCAGATCCTGATGAGATCATGTACACAACACCCGGAGACGTGGGAATCCTCTATGATGAGAATG GGAAGAAGTTTGTCAGTATTCTAATGCGTTTCTGGTATCTGACGAGCGCGCACATTCCTGACGACGCCATGGAGGGAACTCGTATCTTCCAGGTGGCCAttggtggagagggagaaaaggaaacgAAAAGACTGCTCACTGCAAATTACGA ATTCCAGAGGGAGTTTACTAAGGGAGTGCCAGCAGACTGGACCATTACGAGGATAGAGCACTCCAAGCTTCTGGACTGA